The DNA window CGCGAGACTTCCGGAAACGCTTGCCAAACAGACCAGGCCGGATTTGAGACTTCAATGACATACGTCAAAAAGTATTCCTTAGTTTTTACTTTTCTcaaaatctaaaggcacaacctgGATTCTAACAATGTTTTAAGTAGTTCAACACGTTATTATTCCAACATCGTGAAAGTGCGAAACTGACACGTGTTCATTTTCGTCACAAATGACTTTATAGTTAATAAGGAGCGCCTTTGATTTGAAGGCTTGCCCGTGCGCAGTTTGGCGCGAGACGTCCGTTAACCCGATGCGGTGTTTCTACGCATTTCTTTAGCTCGCCACCGACATCGCCTGAAGCGGGATTTCTATCGGAGAAGCAGTTTCTGCCCAACTTCAATCCAAAGAttttttataactaacccaagataggccagagcctgtcgtttccaatggggATAAATTAATCAGAGTgtgcggcagtgtagcctagtggttaagagcgttggactaggaacagaaaggttgcaagatcgaatccccaaactgacagggtacaaatctgtcgttctgccccgaaCAAAGggcttaacccactgttcctaggccctcgttgaaaataagaatttgttattaactgacttgcctagtaaaatgaaaaaataaaagtGGGCAGAGCAAAGCAAACGGCTACGGAAATCCTATTGGCGTGTTCTAGCATTTATTTCCATAAGGGAACGCCCACTGCGCGTGTGCAGTAACTCAATTCGCCAAACACTCCTAAAAAACACATAGCAAAACAAAGTTTTTTGCTACAGATTTTAGtttggaaacagaaaactgtatggGAATCAAATGTTTCATCAATGACAACATTTGCAGAAtttcggccaaaatccatctcgctcCACCTTCTCCTACTGGGCTTCCTCATTATATTTGGTAGTGAGGAAACGCCAACTGGATGCTTCACATTAATACATCTGGTGAAATATCTGACTCATTGTTCTAtgttcatactgtactgtctgactATCATGACCTACTTTCCGGCAACAGAAAAACAATACTTTGTCAAACCAACTGCTGCCATGTGGGATTTTTCTTCCCTCCAACTAATTGCGAAGTTGCACATGTGAAGATTGTGAATGCTGTTATTTATAGTGCTGCTATATAAACATACACACGGCTTAACATTTCTACACTACAGCCCCATATAGGATCAATTTCATAGACATCACCACTTGCCTGTTGCTGGAACTATTCACATAAGGCTGACGGGAGAATTCAGGTGTGACAAAGCAGGCATCtgtagggggggggggatttggATATTGATGCTGGTGCCACTTTGCCAGCACTACAGATGCCTGCTTAGTCACACCTGAATTCTCCCGTCAGCCTTGTGTGAATAGTTCCAGCAACAAGCAAGTGGTAATCTCTATGAAATTGATTCTATATGGGCTGTAGTGTAGGAATGTTAAGCCGTGTGTCTTCACATGTGCAAAAGTGGCACCAGCATCAATATCCAAACCCCCCAAAAGAAAAACTGCTCCAGAGGTACTGCTACACAATTGACCATGTGCTGCTTCTGGGTTGAGAACTAGAACAGAAGTTAATATACAATTTCAGTGCAAATGGATAAAGAGCAAGCTATTCTAATAATGCTGCAGAAAATcattaaataatgcaaaaaaatacatttggaGGTTGAGATTTAATTGGAAATTAGCCGTGGCCTGACAGTGAGCATCTGCAACCACACGGCTGGGGTTTATTCATTAAGTCTTGCAACGGAAACTGTTTACGAACCCAACGGTTTCCGTTTAGTTTTTATTTGGAGTAATGATTACACCCCAGTACTACAGGTCAACGGTGCGAATGAGTGTTGAGAATGATGTATTCGAGTTAAAACACACACGTTCACATGCCCCACACTTTTACATGCCCACTGCCATAAACAAACACAGTTAACTCCCACATCTGGACAGTCTCCATAGTAACAACTGGATACATGCATCCAGAGGATCTCCAAGAACTTCAAACAATTACCCACAGTGCAATTCATCtagctatatctctctctctcattgggaACGCAATAATGACTTTGTTCCATTTAAACAGTTTTATTAACATTTCAAAATCTTCATAAATAATTTGTGaaaaaaacaaaccaaaaaaatAGTTATCCATGTCCTCGTATTAGTTTGGTCCTTTAATGTGAAAATTGTCCCCAGATAAAATTTAAATGATTTGTCCAAACAGTCAGTTCGTCAGAAAAAAATGAAGGAATAATAATAAAAGCCATTTATCAGACACAAATTAAAGGAAATTGTGAGGAATGAGGTAAACTGATACTCAAGCACAGACAGGATGAACGCGTCACTACATTTACAAGGGGTTGACTACTGGACTCAAGGACGACTGTACAGGAAGAGGACGCTTTTCGCTTCCCGCCCAATCGCAAAGCAACCCCATGTCgtgtcccaaatcacaccctattccctattgagtgcactacttttgaccagaccactatgtagagaatatggtgccatttgggacacagcccataACACCTCCCTCGTAGATCTGACAGGCATGAATAAGCAATATAGGTAGATATGTGGCTTTACTATTACCATATTGCTAACACTTATTCAAACATATTAGATCTACAAAGGACCATCAAGTAGTGCCACTAGGAAAGAAGTGGTTAAAGGGAGTTGATTTGGAACCGGGCGTAAAGGCATGCTCTACAATTTGTTCTTTATTTCTTAGTTGTTTATATATGGATGACACAGCGTTAACTCAACGTACACGGATGGATGGACAGAAGGACTGTTCTTTTCTTTCTATTTCGTGGAGAGGATGAGAGCCACAATAAGACCGTAGAGCCCTAGGACCTCTGCAAAGATCAGGATGAGGATCATGCCCACGAAGAGCCTGGGCTGCTGAGCTGTGCCTCGAACGCCTGCGTCACCCACAATGCCGATGGCAAAACCAGCCGCCAACCCACTCAGCCCCACGCTCAGCCCAGCACCCAGGTGGAGGAAACTCCTAcatgagagagaggtgagggatagagcgagatgaagagagggtagaaagagaggagggatggagatgggttggagagagggagaaagatggggCATCCCAAAGAGATTGCAGACCTTCAGTTTACAGATGTAGTACATCGCTAACACTTCTGAAAAACAATGGTGAAAAATCCACCAATCCTATCAAGTGGAGTCAATACCATATTACTACCAATCAGATCGCTTCAGACATGCAGTGCCTAGCGGTAGACTTGAGAATGGGTAACTAGCGTCTGCAATTTCTGAGCTCTTACTTGTAGAGGGTGACTTTCTCTGAAATGTTGTTGGCGATGAGCACCGCCACCACCAGCCCGTAGATGGCGATGATACCTGCCATGACCACAGGAATGATGGACTTCATGATGAGCTCCGGCCGCATCACCGACATGGCAGCGATGCCCGTGCCGCTCTTAGCCGTGCCATAGGCTGCCCCCAAcgctggaggagaaggagaagaaggagaattTAGAATTTCAAAAAGACAGAAATCCAAGACCATCCAATTTTGTCAACAGAACACAATTGTTAAGTAAAAAAAACACGAGAACGAGAGATTAGATTGTTATAGAGCGTGTGGGTATTAAAACCAATGGAGTTTGACAGTAGAGTCTGCGCCTGTTGATCAAAGCCCGTTTTCATCACAGATAAGCTTCCCTTTCCACACTTTGTAGCTCTAGGAAAAACCATCTTAAATCTTTACATCTATGAAGAACACTCAATAGATCAGCAAACGCATTAGCACAATGGTAATGCCCATCACAATGGTTTCAGGAGTTTGTGCAAGGTGGAGAAAGAGGTAggggagtttgtgtgtgtttaatgggATAGTTTGTGATTTTGGCAACGAAGCCcgtcatctgactctggggaagtagataaacttgtggataccatttgaaTGTCTCTGCGTCCAATAAGAAGTTAGTTAAAGGTACATtcatgagccaatgctaactagtgttagtgcaatgactggaagtctatgggaacagtcattccagtcgtTGCACTAATGCTAGTTACCAATTGTGTTAAAGCTAGTTAACAACTCCCTTCCcttcaaactgaacacagagacataaaaaaaatggtatccacgagttcatctgtctctggggaagtagacaaagggcttcattgccaacaTCCCGAACTGTCCCTTTAGCGCTTGAGGCTCACACCTTTCTGTGAT is part of the Oncorhynchus keta strain PuntledgeMale-10-30-2019 chromosome 26, Oket_V2, whole genome shotgun sequence genome and encodes:
- the LOC118358965 gene encoding V-type proton ATPase 16 kDa proteolipid subunit c, which gives rise to MSSESPEYSPFFAVMGASAAMVFSALGAAYGTAKSGTGIAAMSVMRPELIMKSIIPVVMAGIIAIYGLVVAVLIANNISEKVTLYKSFLHLGAGLSVGLSGLAAGFAIGIVGDAGVRGTAQQPRLFVGMILILIFAEVLGLYGLIVALILSTK